From a single Vanessa atalanta chromosome 26, ilVanAtal1.2, whole genome shotgun sequence genomic region:
- the LOC125074023 gene encoding uncharacterized protein LOC125074023: MKVLALVILAVASASGKGSGPYLPSGWRPEGPAFFLPSEVKPSENPLKDVILAGSEASGSDFLREYGPPKVQEVSQNLINQGLPDVATEQTFDIIPLFIAEAKENVEAEVEAITENTETKTEQSEGTTESVILEEKTTSINLPIVEVERIVETSQTTLENGVETTNTNVEISQFENIVTSEGTVEKVEITQESSQKTEVTNQQSAQESTSSNVEVSKVVERIVTEQVSQESVNQQESVTSTAESQSDVTEKTEAAIENSDSSSSLVTEVTLQQAQNIPDIIASLENEIKAQQAEENQAVSDVSAVQSTGSIEQAPEGFLEYGPPGFAEYGPPKGDQLTQEANEEKSADLTFETNETRRRRFSPKFKSSKKH; encoded by the exons ATGAag GTTTTGGCATTAGTTATTCTCGCCGTGGCTTCCGCATCTGGCAAGGGATCTGGACCCTACCTACCCAGTGGATGGAGGCCAGAAGGGCCAGCCTTCTTTCTACCGTCTGAAGTG aaaCCCTCTGAAAATCCACTTAAAGATGTAATCCTCGCTGGTTCTGAAGCATCAGGATCTGATTTCCTCCGTGAATACGGACCACCGAAAGTTCAAGAGGTGTCCCAAAATTTGATCAACCAAGGACTCCCCGATGTAGCTACCGAACAAACTTTTGACATTATTCCTCTATTTATTGCTGAGGCTAAAGAAAATGTAGAGGCAGAAGTAGAAGCAATCACAGAAAATACTGAAA CTAAAACAGAACAATCCGAAGGTACCACAGAATCAGTCATCCTAGAAGAGAAGACTACATCAATCAATCTACCAATTGTAGAAGTCGAAAGGATTGTCGAAACTTCTCAAACAACTCTTGAAAATGGCGTCGAAACCACAAACACTAACGTTGAAATATCTCAGTTCGAAAATATCGTAACGTCTGAGGGTACTGTTGAGAAGGTAGAAATCACTCAAGAGAGTAGCCAGAAGACAGAAGTAACTAACCAACAGTCAGCCCAAGAATCGACTTCGTCTAACGTTGAGGTGTCGAAAGTAGTTGAAAGGATTGTCACCGAGCAAGTGTCCCAAGAATCAGTAAACCAACAAGAATCCGTCACATCCACAGCTGAATCTCAGTCTGATGTTACAGAAAAAACTGAAGCCGCAATAGAAAACTCAGATTCATCATCAAGTCTCGTTACTGAAGTTACTCTTCAACAAGCTCAAAACATCCCCGATATTATCGCTAGTCTTGAAAACGAAATCAAAGCTCAACAA gcGGAAGAAAACCAAGCAGTCAGCGACGTGTCTGCTGTTCAAAGTACTGG tTCCATTGAGCAAGCCCCGGAAGGTTTCCTTGAGTACGGTCCCCCTGGCTTCGCCGAGTACGGACCCCCCAAAGGCGATCAACTTACTCAAGAAGCTAATgag GAGAAATCCGCAGACCTAACCTTCGAAACCAACGAGACCAGAAGACGTCGTTTCTCACCAaaattcaa atcGTCAAAGAAGCACTAA